Proteins from a single region of Haloplanus sp. GDY1:
- a CDS encoding PIG-L deacetylase family protein: MTILCVVAHPDDEVLGIGGTLARHADAGEDVHVCILSDGVTSRYDDTEAASAEIDQRRNNARRACDHLGATVTFHSFPDNRFDTAPLLDMVQTVEAEIERCDPNVLYTHHYGDLNVDHELTCRATVTATRPLKESGVNRVYAFETLSATEWSVPESTNAFQPTTFVDVTEHLDRKLTALNEYENELRTPPHPRTPRTVHQNASVWGAKSGVPAAEPLELLREVRHYS, from the coding sequence TCGTCGCTCACCCCGACGATGAAGTCTTGGGTATCGGTGGAACACTTGCCCGCCATGCCGACGCCGGCGAGGATGTCCACGTCTGCATCCTTTCGGATGGCGTAACATCACGCTACGACGATACGGAGGCTGCGTCGGCCGAGATTGACCAGCGACGAAACAACGCCCGCCGGGCATGCGACCACCTCGGTGCGACAGTGACCTTCCACAGCTTTCCCGACAACCGATTCGATACTGCACCCTTGCTCGACATGGTACAGACCGTCGAAGCGGAGATTGAACGCTGTGATCCGAACGTCCTCTACACGCATCACTACGGTGATCTGAACGTCGATCACGAACTGACCTGCCGCGCGACGGTCACCGCGACTAGACCACTCAAGGAGTCAGGAGTCAACCGAGTGTACGCATTCGAGACGCTCTCTGCGACCGAGTGGTCCGTCCCGGAGTCGACTAACGCTTTTCAGCCAACGACGTTCGTGGATGTGACGGAGCATCTTGACCGGAAGCTGACGGCTCTTAACGAGTACGAGAACGAACTTCGAACACCGCCGCATCCGCGCACGCCCCGAACCGTCCACCAGAACGCGTCGGTCTGGGGAGCGAAAAGTGGGGTTCCTGCCGCGGAACCGCTTGAACTCCTCCGGGAAGTTCGACACTACTCCTGA
- a CDS encoding methionyl-tRNA formyltransferase: MRTVIVGNRALARHVLSFCLDTGWNIVGVVTPDEDAARRQANFRSVADLVAEVDCKLIKTDDINDERTYRRLDALDSDVCLCPGWEDILNERTLEIPTIGFFGFHASRLPEGRGGAPVNWSLIHGASEIWLSFFYYTAGVDAGDVVTQRSVPVDARDDIGTVLDALAVAARDILEEIRPSLERERIDATPQNPAEATYRPRRQPQDGLIDWTQSPSEQTDWVRAQTRPYPGAYTFYNGRRIRVWQAEQVRKTSDNGSQGEVLAITEGSGIDVATGDGVFRIERLQPERGPERWADRYAADTGIEVGSRFGRHHAPSDWIYTGIRGPDGGTSYRTNLNVGEFGELTLICHTSTQRELEVSVTFDGEVQLTDATTVADTYDTTVSYAHTTSGTYTLKVTYVIDGQQVDTRVLKVFVQE; this comes from the coding sequence ATGCGGACCGTCATCGTCGGGAATCGGGCACTCGCGCGACACGTCCTCTCGTTCTGTCTTGACACCGGCTGGAATATTGTCGGCGTGGTGACGCCGGATGAAGACGCTGCTCGAAGGCAGGCGAACTTCAGATCAGTCGCAGATCTCGTTGCCGAGGTGGACTGCAAACTGATCAAGACGGACGACATCAACGACGAGCGTACGTACCGTCGACTAGACGCGTTGGACTCCGATGTGTGTCTCTGTCCCGGTTGGGAAGATATCCTCAACGAACGAACCTTGGAGATACCGACGATCGGGTTCTTCGGGTTTCATGCGAGTCGATTACCTGAAGGACGTGGCGGCGCACCGGTCAACTGGAGCCTCATTCACGGTGCATCCGAAATCTGGCTCTCGTTTTTTTATTACACGGCTGGTGTCGATGCTGGCGACGTGGTGACACAGCGATCCGTACCCGTCGATGCTCGTGATGACATCGGAACCGTCTTGGACGCACTCGCGGTTGCCGCCCGCGACATCCTTGAGGAGATCCGTCCCTCGCTTGAACGAGAGAGAATCGATGCGACGCCACAGAACCCTGCTGAAGCGACTTACCGCCCTCGTCGCCAACCGCAGGATGGACTCATCGATTGGACGCAGTCACCGAGTGAGCAGACTGACTGGGTACGTGCCCAGACACGCCCCTACCCGGGTGCGTACACCTTCTATAACGGCCGCCGGATTCGAGTCTGGCAGGCTGAGCAGGTGCGAAAAACATCCGACAACGGCAGCCAAGGTGAGGTCCTCGCTATCACGGAGGGAAGCGGCATCGATGTGGCCACGGGCGACGGGGTCTTTCGAATTGAACGACTGCAACCTGAACGAGGTCCGGAACGGTGGGCGGACAGGTATGCAGCCGACACCGGAATCGAGGTAGGGAGCCGATTCGGTCGCCATCACGCACCATCGGACTGGATCTACACCGGAATTCGGGGTCCGGACGGGGGGACCAGCTACCGAACCAACCTCAACGTTGGGGAATTCGGTGAACTAACACTTATTTGTCATACTAGCACTCAACGCGAGCTGGAGGTGTCAGTGACATTCGACGGGGAGGTGCAGTTGACTGACGCGACGACAGTGGCGGACACGTACGATACTACCGTTTCGTACGCGCATACGACCTCCGGAACGTACACGCTCAAGGTGACGTACGTGATCGACGGACAGCAGGTCGATACGCGAGTTCTCAAAGTGTTCGTTCAGGAGTAG